The Frondihabitans australicus genome includes a region encoding these proteins:
- a CDS encoding LacI family DNA-binding transcriptional regulator, whose amino-acid sequence MTEVRAEGPDSVPPRQKAPTIYDVARLAGVSHQTVSRHIKGHRISDQSRERVEKAIDDLDFQPNSAARSLATRSSRRIGALAYEMTQLGPMTTLSGAASLAREAGFVLDIVTMNPVDPTSARAAIDLVKQNDLAGILAFTPTDDVRLELESTRFRVPVYVEHEVDDDAHRGNLNYDAAAVVAEHLLGLGHRSFAHVAGPGNWPSSRLRAAGFADTLRAAGVTPPQAEEGDWNPASGFDAMTRILRRGERFTAVFAANDQMAIGAIAALAGAGLRVPDDVSVAGIDDIAEAAFVSPTLTTVPMRFAGQGRFAFRRLLAMINGETLPELGDELRGTLVVRQSTGAPADASR is encoded by the coding sequence ATGACCGAGGTGCGAGCGGAGGGCCCCGACTCCGTCCCGCCGCGACAGAAGGCGCCCACCATCTACGACGTCGCCCGTCTCGCGGGCGTCTCGCACCAGACCGTCTCGCGACACATCAAGGGCCACCGCATCTCCGACCAGAGCCGCGAGCGGGTCGAGAAGGCCATCGACGACCTCGACTTCCAGCCCAACAGCGCCGCCCGGTCGCTCGCGACGAGATCCAGCCGCAGGATCGGGGCCCTCGCCTACGAGATGACGCAGCTGGGCCCGATGACCACCCTCAGCGGAGCCGCGTCGCTCGCCCGCGAGGCCGGTTTCGTGCTCGACATCGTGACGATGAACCCCGTCGACCCGACCTCGGCGCGCGCAGCGATCGACCTGGTGAAGCAGAACGATCTCGCCGGCATCCTCGCGTTCACCCCGACCGACGACGTCCGGCTCGAGCTCGAGAGCACCCGCTTCCGCGTCCCGGTCTACGTCGAGCACGAGGTCGACGACGACGCCCACCGCGGCAACCTGAACTACGACGCCGCGGCCGTCGTCGCCGAGCACCTCCTGGGCCTCGGCCACCGCTCGTTCGCCCACGTGGCCGGGCCGGGCAACTGGCCGTCGTCGCGGCTTCGCGCGGCGGGGTTCGCCGACACGCTCCGCGCTGCCGGCGTGACGCCTCCGCAGGCGGAGGAGGGCGACTGGAACCCGGCCTCCGGGTTCGACGCGATGACCCGCATCCTGCGACGCGGCGAGCGCTTCACGGCCGTCTTCGCGGCCAACGACCAGATGGCGATCGGTGCGATCGCCGCCCTCGCCGGAGCGGGTCTGCGGGTGCCCGACGACGTCTCGGTCGCCGGCATCGACGACATCGCCGAGGCGGCGTTCGTCTCGCCGACGCTGACCACGGTGCCCATGAGATTCGCAGGTCAGGGGCGGTTCGCGTTCCGTCGACTGCTGGCCATGATCAACGGCGAGACCCTTCCCGAGCTCGGCGACGAGCTGCGCGGAACCCTCGTGGTCCGGCAGTCGACCGGCGCTCCGGCCGACGCGTCGCGCTGA
- a CDS encoding beta-galactosidase yields the protein MTLSPTPPSADERFLFGAAFYPEYRPENSPADDLDLMKAAGFTVIRVGESVWSTWEPRDGEFDLEWLRPTLDAAAERDISVILGTPTYAVPPWLQKLHPEIAAEPATGKPMNWGARQEIDYASPVFREYAERIIRKVVSTYASHPAVIGYQVDNEPGLVLFHNDHVFAGFLDRLRAKFGTPEALNEAWGLTYWSHRLTSFDDLWRPDGNSFPQYDLEWRRYQAELTDDFIHWQAGIVRDYSTPSQFVTTCIAYPRPAQDDVSLTAGLDVTAGNPYYDLQDGLDLVEPKAEPIGFAVSGVGPFFRQADRMWSSRQERFLVTETDAQSIGGHAYNLPGYPGQLKQAAYGLVSRGAKMIEYWHWQTLNDGFETYWGGVLPHSGKPGRVYDEVAELGHSLATVGPQLAGFTPDSDIALLYSNASKWALEFFSPLPSADHDMHGDPTAYHRIFDAFHTGIVESDRQALVIHDTQLPGLAAAAFAEAHPVLVVPALYSSDDATLAWLHDYVDAGGHLVLGIRSAYADERVRVRKLVAPPTFADAAGVHYDEYTNLRGPLGLTGDGSLALSPDARATEWADGVIADDAEVLATYDHPEIGRFAAITTRVAGSGRVTYVGTVPNPALAKDLATWLVPEPQSSGWSSSPAGRVTTVSGTASDWRIRFVFNWSRDEVTVDVPGDVIDAETGDSLEGPRSIVLPPRGVRILRHPAR from the coding sequence ATGACGCTTTCCCCCACCCCGCCCTCGGCCGACGAGCGGTTCCTCTTCGGAGCCGCCTTCTACCCCGAGTACCGCCCGGAGAACTCTCCCGCCGACGACCTCGATCTCATGAAGGCCGCCGGGTTCACGGTGATCCGCGTGGGCGAGTCGGTCTGGTCGACCTGGGAGCCGCGCGACGGCGAGTTCGACCTCGAGTGGCTGCGGCCGACGCTCGACGCCGCGGCGGAGCGCGACATCTCGGTGATCCTCGGCACGCCGACCTACGCGGTGCCGCCGTGGCTGCAGAAGCTCCACCCCGAGATCGCCGCCGAGCCGGCCACGGGCAAGCCCATGAACTGGGGCGCCCGGCAGGAGATCGACTACGCCTCGCCCGTCTTCCGCGAGTACGCCGAGCGCATCATCCGCAAGGTCGTCTCGACCTACGCCTCCCACCCCGCGGTGATCGGCTACCAGGTCGACAACGAGCCCGGCCTCGTGCTCTTCCACAACGACCACGTCTTCGCGGGCTTCCTCGACCGCCTCCGAGCGAAGTTCGGCACGCCGGAGGCCCTGAACGAGGCGTGGGGGCTGACCTACTGGTCGCACCGCCTCACGAGCTTCGACGACCTCTGGCGACCCGACGGCAATTCGTTCCCGCAGTACGACCTCGAGTGGCGCCGCTACCAGGCCGAGCTCACGGACGACTTCATCCACTGGCAGGCCGGCATCGTGCGCGATTACTCGACTCCGTCGCAGTTCGTCACCACCTGCATCGCCTACCCTCGGCCGGCGCAGGACGACGTGAGCCTCACCGCGGGCCTCGACGTCACGGCCGGAAACCCGTACTACGACCTGCAGGACGGCCTCGATCTCGTCGAGCCGAAGGCCGAGCCCATCGGCTTCGCCGTCTCGGGCGTCGGCCCGTTCTTCCGTCAGGCCGACCGCATGTGGTCGAGCCGGCAGGAGCGCTTCCTCGTCACCGAGACCGACGCCCAGTCGATCGGCGGCCACGCCTACAACCTGCCCGGCTACCCGGGGCAGCTGAAGCAGGCCGCCTACGGCCTCGTCTCCCGCGGCGCGAAGATGATCGAGTACTGGCACTGGCAGACCCTTAACGACGGGTTCGAGACGTACTGGGGCGGCGTGCTCCCGCACAGCGGCAAGCCCGGCCGCGTCTACGACGAGGTCGCCGAGCTGGGCCACTCGCTCGCGACGGTCGGTCCGCAGCTGGCGGGCTTCACGCCCGACAGCGACATCGCCCTGCTCTACTCGAACGCCAGCAAGTGGGCTCTCGAGTTCTTCAGCCCGCTGCCGTCGGCCGACCACGACATGCACGGCGACCCGACCGCGTACCACCGCATCTTCGACGCCTTCCACACCGGCATCGTCGAGTCCGACCGCCAGGCGCTCGTGATCCACGACACGCAGCTGCCCGGGCTCGCGGCGGCCGCGTTCGCCGAGGCCCACCCCGTCCTCGTGGTCCCGGCGCTCTACTCGTCCGACGACGCCACGCTCGCCTGGCTGCACGACTACGTCGACGCCGGCGGCCACCTCGTGCTCGGCATCCGCTCGGCCTACGCCGACGAGAGGGTCCGCGTGCGCAAGCTGGTCGCCCCGCCGACATTCGCCGACGCGGCAGGCGTCCACTACGACGAGTACACCAATCTCCGCGGCCCTCTGGGCCTCACCGGCGACGGGTCGCTCGCTCTCTCCCCCGACGCCCGGGCGACCGAGTGGGCCGACGGCGTCATCGCCGACGACGCCGAGGTGCTCGCGACCTACGACCACCCCGAGATCGGCCGCTTCGCCGCGATCACCACCCGGGTCGCAGGATCCGGCCGCGTCACCTACGTCGGCACGGTCCCGAACCCGGCCCTCGCGAAAGACCTCGCGACGTGGCTCGTCCCCGAGCCGCAGTCCTCCGGCTGGTCCTCGAGCCCGGCGGGCCGTGTCACGACCGTGAGCGGCACCGCTTCCGACTGGCGCATCCGCTTCGTCTTCAACTGGTCGCGCGACGAGGTCACCGTCGACGTGCCCGGCGACGTCATCGACGCCGAGACGGGCGACAGCCTCGAAGGCCCGCGTTCGATCGTGCTGCCGCCGCGCGGCGTCAGGATCCTGCGCCACCCCGCCCGCTGA